From the genome of Apodemus sylvaticus chromosome 3, mApoSyl1.1, whole genome shotgun sequence, one region includes:
- the LOC127681623 gene encoding zinc finger protein 665-like isoform X2, with translation MSAPLVNTPQGLLTFNDVSLNFSLEEWECLNFGQRSLYIDVMMDNFNNLLFLENHLIHGRHRKVLDQDTECNVHEHVNMQEKSYKCNELSKMNNESTQSIPDKTNHRDASLQSSNLKRLKIGKTREVSKYKDCIKYLNECSINNLHHEIHIGKKENNNPDFHKGFVSKHKLMLKPNNNGEKPYKCSECDKCFTQKCSLDSHQRIHTGEKLYKCSECDKCFTVKSRLRIHQKIHTGEKPYKCSECDKCFTQKCTLRSHQRIHTGEKSYKCSECDKCFPGQSYLRIHQRIHTGEKPYKCSECDKCFTGQSYLRIHQRIHTGEKPYKCSECDKCFTGQSYLRIHQRIHTGEKPYKCSECDKCFTQKCSLDIHQRIHTREKPYKCKKPYKCSECDKCFTVKSSLRIHQKIHAGEKPYKCSECDKCFTQKCTLRSHQRIHTGEKSYKCSECDKCFTGQSYLRIHQRIHTGEKPYKCSECDKCFTGQSYLRSHQRIHTGEKPYKCSECDKCFTVKSHLRIHQKIHTGEKPYKCSECDKCFTQKMHSL, from the exons atgagtgCTCCTTTGGTAAACACTCCACAG GGTTTGTTAACCTTCAATGATGTGTCTTTGAActtctcactggaggaatgggaATGTCTCAATTTTGGTCAACGGTCATTGTACATAGATGTAATGATGGACAATTTCAACAATCTATTGTTTTTGG aaaatcatctcATACATGGAAGACATCGGAAGGTCTTGGATCAAGACACAGAGTGCAATGTCCATGAACATGTGAATATGCAAGAGAAGTCTTATAAATGTAATGAGCTCAGCAAAATGAATAATGAATCCACCCAAAGTATACCTGATAAAACTAACCACAGAGATGCCTCACTTCAATCCTCAAACCTGAAAAGACTTAAAATTGGGAAAACCAGAGAAGTTTCCAAATATAAAGACTGTATAAAGTACTTAAATGAGTGCTCTATAAATAATCTACATCACGAAATACacatagggaagaaagaaaacaacaatccAGATTTTCATAAGGGTTTTGTATCTAAACATAAACTGATGCTGAAACCAAACAATAATG gtgagaaaccttacaaatgcagtgaatgtgacaaatgctttacccaaaaatgcagtcttgatagtcatcagcgaattcatactggagagaaactttacaaatgcagtgaatgtgacaaatgctttactgtcaAAAGTAGActtagaattcatcagaaaattcatacaggagagaaaccttacaaatgtagtgaatgtgacaaatgctttacccaaaagtGCACTCTCCgtagtcatcagagaattcatacaggagagaaatcttacaaatgcagtgaatgtgataaATGCTTTCCCGGACAATCctatcttaggattcatcagagaattcatacaggagagaaaccctacaaatgcagtgaatgtgacaaatgctttaccgggcaatcctatcttaggattcatcagagaattcatacaggagagaaaccttacaaatgcagtgaatgtgacaaatgctttaccggacaatcctatcttaggattcatcagagaattcatacaggagagaaaccttacaaatgcagtgaatgtgacaaatgttttacccaaaaatgcagtcttgatattcatcagcgaattcatactcgagagaaaccttacaaatgca agaaaccttacaaatgcagtgaatgtgacaaatgctttactgtcaaaagtagtcttagaattcatcagaaaattcatgcaggagagaaaccttacaaatgcagtgaatgtgacaaatgctttacccaaaaatgcactCTCCgtagtcatcagagaattcatacaggagagaaatcttacaaatgcagtgaatgtgacaaatgctttactggacaatcctatcttaggattcatcagagaattcatacaggagagaaaccttacaaatgcagtgaatgtgacaaatgctttaccggacaatcctatcttagg agtcatcagcgaattcatactggagagaaaccctacaaatgcagtgaatgtgacaaatgctttactgtcaAAAGTcatcttagaattcatcagaaaattcatacaggagagaaaccttacaagtgcagtgaatgtgacaaatgctttacccaaaaaatGCACTCTCTgtag
- the LOC127681623 gene encoding zinc finger protein 665-like isoform X1, with amino-acid sequence MSAPLVNTPQGLLTFNDVSLNFSLEEWECLNFGQRSLYIDVMMDNFNNLLFLENHLIHGRHRKVLDQDTECNVHEHVNMQEKSYKCNELSKMNNESTQSIPDKTNHRDASLQSSNLKRLKIGKTREVSKYKDCIKYLNECSINNLHHEIHIGKKENNNPDFHKGFVSKHKLMLKPNNNGEKPYKCSECDKCFTQKCSLDSHQRIHTGEKLYKCSECDKCFTVKSRLRIHQKIHTGEKPYKCSECDKCFTQKCTLRSHQRIHTGEKSYKCSECDKCFPGQSYLRIHQRIHTGEKPYKCSECDKCFTGQSYLRIHQRIHTGEKPYKCSECDKCFTGQSYLRIHQRIHTGEKPYKCSECDKCFTQKCSLDIHQRIHTREKPYKCSECDKCFTQKCSLDSHQRIHTREKPYKCSECDKCFTVKSSLRIHQKIHAGEKPYKCSECDKCFTQKCTLRSHQRIHTGEKSYKCSECDKCFTGQSYLRIHQRIHTGEKPYKCSECDKCFTGQSYLRIHQRIHTGEKPYKCSECDKCFIGQSYLRIHQRIHTREKPYKCSECDKCFSQKCSLDSHQRIHTGEKPYKCSECDKCFTVKSNLRIHQKIHTGEKPYKCSECDNCFIGQSYLRIHQRFHTGVKPYKCSECDKCFTGQSYLRIHQRIHTGEKPYKCSECDKCFIGQFYLRIHQRIHTREKPYKCSECDK; translated from the exons atgagtgCTCCTTTGGTAAACACTCCACAG GGTTTGTTAACCTTCAATGATGTGTCTTTGAActtctcactggaggaatgggaATGTCTCAATTTTGGTCAACGGTCATTGTACATAGATGTAATGATGGACAATTTCAACAATCTATTGTTTTTGG aaaatcatctcATACATGGAAGACATCGGAAGGTCTTGGATCAAGACACAGAGTGCAATGTCCATGAACATGTGAATATGCAAGAGAAGTCTTATAAATGTAATGAGCTCAGCAAAATGAATAATGAATCCACCCAAAGTATACCTGATAAAACTAACCACAGAGATGCCTCACTTCAATCCTCAAACCTGAAAAGACTTAAAATTGGGAAAACCAGAGAAGTTTCCAAATATAAAGACTGTATAAAGTACTTAAATGAGTGCTCTATAAATAATCTACATCACGAAATACacatagggaagaaagaaaacaacaatccAGATTTTCATAAGGGTTTTGTATCTAAACATAAACTGATGCTGAAACCAAACAATAATG gtgagaaaccttacaaatgcagtgaatgtgacaaatgctttacccaaaaatgcagtcttgatagtcatcagcgaattcatactggagagaaactttacaaatgcagtgaatgtgacaaatgctttactgtcaAAAGTAGActtagaattcatcagaaaattcatacaggagagaaaccttacaaatgtagtgaatgtgacaaatgctttacccaaaagtGCACTCTCCgtagtcatcagagaattcatacaggagagaaatcttacaaatgcagtgaatgtgataaATGCTTTCCCGGACAATCctatcttaggattcatcagagaattcatacaggagagaaaccctacaaatgcagtgaatgtgacaaatgctttaccgggcaatcctatcttaggattcatcagagaattcatacaggagagaaaccttacaaatgcagtgaatgtgacaaatgctttaccggacaatcctatcttaggattcatcagagaattcatacaggagagaaaccttacaaatgcagtgaatgtgacaaatgttttacccaaaaatgcagtcttgatattcatcagcgaattcatactcgagagaaaccttacaaatgcagtgaatgtgacaaatgctttacccaaaaatgcagtcttgatagtcatcagagaattcatactcgagagaaaccttacaaatgcagtgaatgtgacaaatgctttactgtcaaaagtagtcttagaattcatcagaaaattcatgcaggagagaaaccttacaaatgcagtgaatgtgacaaatgctttacccaaaaatgcactCTCCgtagtcatcagagaattcatacaggagagaaatcttacaaatgcagtgaatgtgacaaatgctttactggacaatcctatcttaggattcatcagagaattcatacaggagagaaaccttacaaatgcagtgaatgtgacaaatgctttaccggacaatcctatcttaggattcatcagagaattcatacaggagagaaaccttacaaatgcagtgaatgtgacaaatgctttatcggacaatcctatcttaggattcatcagcgaattcatactcgagagaaaccttacaaatgcagtgaatgtgacaaatgcttttcccaaaaatgcagtcttgatagtcatcagcgaattcatactggagagaaaccttacaaatgcagtgaatgtgacaaatgctttactgtcaAAAGTaatcttagaattcatcagaaaattcatacaggagagaaaccttacaaatgcagtgaatgtgacaattGCTTTATCGGACAATCctatcttaggattcatcagaGATTTCATACAGGAgtgaaaccttacaaatgcagtgaatgtgacaaatgctttaccggacaatcctatcttaggattcatcagagaattcatacaggagagaaaccttacaaatgcagtgaatgtgacaaatgctttatcgGACAATTctatcttaggattcatcagcgaattcatactcgagagaaaccttacaaatgcagtgaatgtgacaaatga